Genomic segment of Apus apus isolate bApuApu2 chromosome 9, bApuApu2.pri.cur, whole genome shotgun sequence:
GCAGAAGTGAGCTTGTCCCTCCAGAGCATACATTGAAGAGCAGTCAGTGCCAGAGCTGGCTGGACAACAGCCTGCATTCATTTCAGCCACCAGTGCAGGAAAGTATCTCCTCCTGATTCTAGTTGAAACAGATGGAAGAATTTGTTTAAATATCACTCCAATGCTGTGGTGACTggtgagaagcagagagaggggTTAACCTTGCATGTTCCCTTGGGAAAAACCCTCCCCCTCAGTGACTCACTGCACAGCAGAGGCCATAATCAGATCGAAGCAGTGAGAAGCAACAAATAGAAAACATCGTCTGGAGCTAACAGGGCAAGCTGTGGTTGTGTCACAACAtcccttcctctctgcctctgtGCGCCAGTCCCAGTTTCTGACCAGGCATAAGTTCAGCTTCTTCCTTTATGGCACAAAAGCCCTCCTGGAAATGGAAGAGCCTGATACAGAGGTGCTTCTGCAGTATCAGTGTGCACCTCAGTCTTGGTTCTGGGGTGGGAAAAGCCCCACCTTCCCCTGAGCAAGAGCAAGGGTAGCCATCTGGCAGGCCACTAGGCAATTAACTGCCAAGACACAGAGCAACTCATGGAGAACAAAAATGTCCAATGACCCTCTGCCTCCACAAACCTGACTGTTCGACTGCTGgagcctgcagagcacaggcagccaAGCCAGGAGGACACACCATGGCCTCCCCAAACATAAGTATCCTGTACAGTCCAGTGCCTGCCTGGAGAGCAAAGGGAGGACACTCCAAACAAGACACAGCAAGCTCTCCAAACCGACATCTGCATCTTGGGACAGGCACCACAGAGACAGCAAGCACACACTCTTCACACAATGCTGCACACAGCAGTGTCTGTGGTCACACAGCTACTTGCAGGATGCGAGTACAGATCACAAAACCCCTCAAAATGAGTGCAGTTCCTGTGATCAGGTACATGCCCAGCTCCTTACCACATACTCATCCTCGTAACCCTCGTCGTCCGTCTCCCCTGTGTTTGGATCACAGTCCTTGACAGTGAACTTCATCATGCAGCTGAAGGTACAGGCCACTGGAAAGGGAGGAGGCAAAGCTCCCATTACCACCAGATCTGCACTCccctgcagcagaagcaggctgGGAAACCTGGGGCAGTGGGGCTCTCCCTCTCACTGTCAGCAGCACAGGCTTAGCCAGTGAACTAGAGAGGTCCCTCTGACAGTTTCTGTCTCTCAAGGAGAAGgtatttatttgtaatattaAGGCTAACATACAGTGATAAAGACAGGTTCATGATGGTTGTACAAGACCATAATCCTCAGATCAAGTGCTATTACTGATGAACCTCAAGTTGTGTTGGGAATACTAACTAAACATGGCCAACCAGCACCTTGTGAAGAGGCAAGACCCTTATCTAGGGATCGGTTCATGCGCCTCTTGAAATGAATCCACCTTGTACTGCACCACGGCAGCTGGTTAATACCACGGGCTGGGAGAGGAAATGATGACTCATCCTGGAGAAGATGAACACTGCTGGGTGAGCAGCAACACCACACAGAGGTGAGCAGTCCCAGGACACAAATCAGGGAGACCAAGACACAGGTAAGGCCTGGTTTGTGTTCTGGACAGTGACAAAAGAAGAGATGTTCAATTCAAATCAACATCCCTGACACCCCCATTGCTTTACCATACCCCTCTGCTACTGAGAGCATCTGAGCACTGAGAGCCCTCTACCAGCCTCCCCACATACTACACAAAGAACAGACAGGCTAAAGGACACTCTGGGTGCACAGGAGATAACTCAGCAGAGCTGAATGCTCACCTGCCAGCTCCCATTGCACAGGGGAagctggaggggagaagggaggcCTGACGGCCCCCAGTCAGCAAAGAGAAGCCATGCTCAGCATCACTCAGGGTTGCACCCACACACAGGCTATGAATACCCTGCTAGAATGCAAGGTAGAATGCGTGGGGGTGAGCAGTACAGTATGCTTCACTTGGAGGAGgtcaagaaaacacagaggacaAACTGTTTACCTGCTGTTGGATCCTCTTCAGACAGTGCCACCAGTGTGTAGCAGGTCCCTGGCTGGTTGTACACCAGGGTTTTGGCAGGTACGTAGCCAATGACCTCATACCCCTCTGTTGGCTCCATCTGCACTGTGACATTCTCCAGGATCTGATCATTCAGGGTGTTTGTGCAGTCAAACTAaacagggaagggaagagcagcaacAGCTTGAAGCTGCAAGCTATAGATCTGATAGCAGAGTCACTTTAGGCAGACTGGCAGCGTGATGTCAACTTGTGAACCCCTAGCTCTTGTGTTTCAACAGTGCACCTCACCATCAGCTGGCTAGTTACACTGCTCGTATGTTCCAGTTTAGTCACAGAACTATGACTAAAACCTACTCATTGAAATGCTTTATGGGAGAAACTAAAACTCTGAAGTGGACTCCAGTGCtccagcaaacatttttttcctcctcacttAAAATGAACCAGGACACAAATATCCAGTGCCTGCCCTCTGCAACCCAAGATTAACTCTTTGCTGTACAGAAATGAGTAGTGTTGCCTGCATCTTCTCACTTGATGCCACAGTGATATGGTGCCCCATAGCAGATGGGAAAAAGATCCCTTAGCACAGCTCAAATGAGGGATTAGTTTGAGCAAACTTCAGCAAGCTCGATCATTTCAGCAAGTCTAAAATTGCTGGTTAGACTTTGTTCCAGCTGCAACGACAAGTCACATAGCCTCATACAATTGCATCTGGTGGGTGgacaacagaaacaaagatCCCCCCCTGTGAGGACTGTATAAGCAGTTCTGAGCTTCTAAGGAGGGAGCTAGCTAAGGACAAAACACTGCTGCTCACAAGCGAGCACAGGACTTGCTGTGCCTTGAACTCCCCAAGGCCTGGCAAAGATGCTGGCACATTGATCCCTTCATCTCACATCCCTGTATCTTGGCTTGGCAGCACAGCCAAGCCATTCAGAAACAAGCACCTGTACTACACAGGCTAAAACAAAATACGGGGATGAAGAGCCCTCTCCCACCACATCCTTTTCCTGGGTTCCCTTTTCAGCCTTTCAGACGAAGCTTGACTCTTCTATGCCCAAAGCACATGCCTGAGGACCCTGAGGAAAGAACATAGCTCCCCTTGACAAACGCTGAGAACAGCCCCACCTGGTGCTCCTCTGACTTATTTTTGACTCTAGGTGTAAGCATTGCTCagccacacagacacacatgctacctaattaattttttcctggGGCTTTGCTGCCCTGGATGAGAAACTAAGGACTTCACCATACAGTGACATGCTTTGAACATAGCTATCCCTGAGCGATTTCTTCCCAGTGGAGCTTTGAACTGGTAGGAGCTTATTTTCCAATCCTCTTTCAGCACCACACGCCATAGCTACCCACCTGGAACACCATGTGTCTGACAAACGTGTGCTTGGTGCAACGAACCACATACTCCGTTTCCAGCTCTGTCAGGGCAACAGGCTCTGGGGAAGACTTGAAGAGAGGGCCCAGCCCCCGGAACTCTGGGATTGCCCCCAATTGCTCTGAAACAGCAGACACAGAAACCATTGCTTTTCCCAACTCACAGGAAGGCATCAGCAGTGTCAAAACCACTCCTTTAAGGtgccagaagctgctgcagcaaggaaTTACCCATTCATAAGTGTTCACTagggacttttaaaattaaaagcagagtCATCCTTTGCCCACATCTACTGCAATCTAGACAGCAAGTACCCCTGCCTCCCAGGAGTGAGGAGCAGACTTAAAGTTGGGAGTCCATGTTACTGTCTGAAAGGAGATGGGGATAAAGCTAGAGGGGCTAGGCAGGATGATCAAGAGGTGGCTGTTTGGTTCTCACACACAGGCACAGGAGAAGCCCTGCATCAGCTTACCTTGGAATATTTCTTGCCGTGTTGCTGCCACCTTCTCTGGCTGTTTGACCACAGCAACAGGGGCATtttctggaggagaaagaaaaaaaaaaattaaaaacccccaaaagaTTTGAAGGTGAAAACTAAAAGTAACTGAATCAGAAAACAGATTAATGTCTGGAGAGGGATTTGattaaggaaagaaaggaagctcTTGTCTCATCTTGCTATGGGCTAGACACCCATATTTAGCTTCCTAAACTCTTTTgaaactgcagcagctccaaTGAGGATTTCCAACTATTGTTTAGCTGTTGGTCTAAACCAAAACACTAACATGGGAGCAACCAGATTCACTGCCCTTAGCCTTTACAGAAGATGTAATCCCACAAAATTCAAACAGGACGGAGCTCAGCAGTTCTCAGCAGGCCCAATGCAGTCTGTTgtctgagggctggagctgctaGGAAATCACTGTCAGCCTGGACCCACATTTGGGAAACAGTTCCTTACCTGCTCTTTGCTCAATGATAGGAGCTGTTGCCAAAGGAACAGACTTCAAGTCAAAAGGTTTTTCAGAGGGCTCCAGGGTGTACTGATGCAGAGCCCTCTCAAGGCCAGGGATGGACACAGTCAAACCTGGGGACAGAAGGGACAGGTGACTGAAACCACAGATAAAATCAGCTCTTTGTCACTTGTTAAACCAGGAAAGAGGTGCAGACTTGTTTTGAGGACTTCCTGCATTACCATTCAGGATGTAGCCAGCATTGAGggctttctgcttctgctccagaACATTCAGGTAGAAGGTGGCTCTGTCTCTCACTTCGTTGTCATCATCCATGACACAcctgagaagaaagaggaaaactttCTTCAGTGCAAGGCAGCAGAGTTCCAAGCCACCTTACAGGGCCAGAAAGAACATGACAGAGAAGACAACTGGCAGTCTACTAGTAATTGTATTAGACAAGCAAACAACTGCCACCCTTGGCTTCTCATGTCCACATTGGAGCACTGAATGCAGTGGTGATCCCATCACAGGATCCTAGGTACCCACTGCACCTTCTCAGATCCACAGCTAGAAGAGACTAGACATGCATGGGGATGCTAACAAGCTCTCAAGCAAACAGGATTTTTCACCCAGGATGCTGAGAAACTCTGAGGTACAACTCACCTTTTCAGTAACACCAAGATACTGGGTAACATCTCCTCATTCTGTGCTCCAAATTTGGCCAGGGCACTTACAGCACCTGCAGGCCaagtaatgaaaacagaattagaAAGCAATCAGCTGAAGTTTTCTCCTGGCCTTGCTCAAATGCCACGCCAGAGATGCAAGTATGAAGTATTCCTGTGACTAGAAAGAGGCAGACGTATTAACAGAGAAGTGCCTGCAAACCCCCTCTGTCTATTTTCAGTGTCACTGTAGCTCCCTTCCTATTTCTCAGCTGCAGGCCACCCCTTCCATCAACAGGACTGCAGGATCTTTGCTGTGTAAAAAGATCTGCTCGAGACTAGAGCAAATCACAATCCTCCAAAGCAGAGGTGTTCATATGCTGCTTCCTTGGAAGATCTGTCACAGGGCAGACAGCTTTCCTTGTCTGTCTCTTACCTGCCCGGACTTCTTCATGCTCCAGAACAACCCTGTTGTAGATGAAACGAATGTATTTGGaggggttgttggttttgggcCCTTCCTGCCCCAGGAGGTGGAGGATACGAGTGGCCAGCACAGTGAACTCGCAGTCCTCAATAAATTCACAGAGGTGGGACAGGCCTGTCTCTTTGCTCTCTGAGTTCTCCTCAATGATGCTGATGATGCAGTCCACGATGGCTCGCTTATACTCAAAGCCACCCTGAGGAGCAAAAGGGAAATGCTCAGCTGGAAATCTCAAAGTATTTTAGAGACTCTGAACTAACcagacaggaaagaatttcctttgaaaaggtCACTCAGACTCAGTCTTTTTAATCTATGTTTGAAAGGAGAAGGGCAGCAATGCTGCCTCCAGTTCTGACCCTCTTTATACCCAGAGGGCCAGTTAATATCCAGGCTCTCTTGCCAGCTCCCTTCAGAATGGCTgcagtgaattaaaaataacaagtcCTAAAGAGGGTTAAAAAATCCATCTGCCTGAAGGGTTCAAATCTCCTTCAAAATCCTCTACTGCTAGAATTAGTGCCTAAAAGCAGCCATAtgggaggagaaaaaacccaGCCCTCTCCCCTTTAGCGCCAGGCATCAGAGGATGAATCACAAGAGAAATATATTAAGGATCATATCTGCCACAGCAGGGCCCAGCAAGTAGCCCCATTAGTGTGAGAAGAGAGGCAATCAACACCTCCCCAGGTCCACCCCATAACCTGACATGCTGTTAATGCTTGCTTATCTTCAGACATTATTTACTAGTGTCCTCAATACACAGCAGGGGATTAAACTGCACATTATCCTTTGCCAATTACATGCACAGTGCTGGGCATTTATGGGATCTTTCTGGAGCTActatggattaaaaaaaaaaaaaaaaaaaagctttaaaccAGAATGATTTGAACTACAAAACCACATTCAAAATGATACCATCCACCCACAGAAAATCTGGGAAAGGAGAATGgtccattttttttcacaggagcAAAATGAGGTGCTCTGGTTTGTTCCCAAATGAGAGGCTGTAATTGGCAGAAAATGATGTCAGAGCAAGCAGTGGTGCCAGCTGTGTTGCAGGCATGTTAGCTCATTTAGAAACAGCCTCAGCAAAGCTCTGAAAGCTGTCTTTCTGCAATTTATGTTTGACTGAATGCAGAGAATGGCTATAGGCACTCGTGATCCCTTCACTGccacagcacagagagcagaacaaaagTGGTCCCATGTCATCAATAAACAGGTTGTTACCAGATCTTTGTGTACAAGACAAAATTTCTTGGTATTTGATgtcaaagtaaaaaagaaagctggTTCAAACATGAAACATACACAGACTGCCAGCAGATCTGCTGTTGCCTACATTTGCTTTTAGAGTTAATAAACCCccagaaaaatcaaagaatgAAAACCACACTAAAAATATGCCTGGCAGTCTGCATGCAGCTACTGTGCACAGCTGGCCATTTCTGCCAGACTGCAGGCCTTTTAGAGAGAGGCTCTTACTGCACAGTATTATCATTAAAAGCTTTGACTCTCACAGGGGCCACTGTGCAGTCCTGCAGTTTGTGCCTACAAACAAGTAACACAAAGTAGTTGCCCTGCAAACTTACCTCTTCCCGAAGCATAGTGAAGAGGAAGTTCATGAGGACAGCGTGTTTGCGAGGGTACTTCTGACACAGGGCGTTGATGGCCTGCACCACAACAacctggaggaaaaggagggcAAGTGGAAAAGGAGTCTGACTCACCAGGCAGGAAAAGATAGTTGAATTGGGTCAATGTTGTGCTGGTTCCTAGCCTGGAAACTACAGATTTGCCTTTACTTATTCAACAAATGCAGATCCAGAAGGTACAATTCTAAGAGAAGATTGACCTTTATGCACTGGCCAGCCCCTAGCAAAAGCCCACACCcactggaaagaagaaaaagagatttaattCTCAAAGGGCATCTCTCCAAAGAGagcacagaatcaaagaatagtttgggttggaagggaacttaaagatcatctagttccaaccccctgcatgggcaggaacacctcccactagaccaggttgctccaagccccatccaacctggccctgaacacttccagggatggggcatctacagcttctctgggcaacatgggctagtgtctcaccaccctcacagtaaagtatttcttcctaatattcaatctaaatctgtcctctttcagtttgaaactgttatCCTTaatcctatcactacaggcccttgtaaaaagtccctcctcagcttttctgtagccccttaAGATACCggaaggccacaataaggtatccctagagccttctcttctccagggtgaacaaccccagctctctcagcctgtcacaGAGCCTGTCACTTTGGAGCTGAGTGCTGTACGACCAAAGCATGGCTTAGGCCAACAGCCTCAGACTCTTCCTCTCCCTTGCAAACACCTGGCAGCCCAGCTCCTATAAGCAGTTCCATGCAGCTTTCAGAATGCACACTGAAACATGGACAAAGACCAAGGGCTCTCTTCAGGAACCTGTGTATCCCTGTTCCTCCCACATCCTTACTTTGAACTCATCTGAGATTTCTGACATGAAAGACGAGATCTGCTTCATGAGCCGGTCGATGCTGCTCTCGCTGCCGGTTTTCAGCAGCGTGGTGATGGCCAGGGTGGCGATGCTGCGGTTGGAGTCTGTCACAAGGTTCTCCAGGTCTAGATTACAGGCAGTCACAGCAGATGGGTGCTTCATGGCCACCtagagcagagaaggaagagtgGGAATCACTCAAGATATGCAAAGGCCCAGCTGGCAAAACCACCAAGTCTCTACAAGGTCTCACTCCTCCCTGTAGAAATAAATGCTACAGAATGTACATGAGGGTCATCTCAGACAAACAACTAATCTGAGGTTAAAGCAACAAGCTCCTTCTTCCTGCAGAATTGCATTTCTAGCTGGAAAGGAAGCAGTAGTAATAAACTTTTACAATTTTTAACTCTCTCATTCTCCTCTATATattaagaaaagaaagctaCCAAAATAATTCAGCAAGCCTAGCTGTGCACAGCAGCTTTGTGGGTGGAAGCACAGCAGCTACCAGACACTGCCgttctgtcttttccttttttagagTTTACACGGTCaagggaaaagctgcagcaaagaTTGCCATGGAGCAGGCAAGAAGCAGCATCAAGGTTTGATGACTGTTCTACAAGGAGCTCCTTCACCATGGGAAGCTTAGAGGGGAAAGCAGTAACACATAACCAGTGACACTTCTAGACAGACCTGTGAAAATgattgcactttttttttttcccttctgtgatGTGTTCTTTGAGGTTTTATACcactcagaaagaaattaaatgtaaggCTGTAGCCCACCATAGATGTTATTCACATAAAATCATCATATAATCTGGCCCCCTTTCTCTTCTGAAGCCTGAGAAACTATTACAGCTCCCAGGAGATCAGCTCCTACCTTGTTGAGGGTTCGGACGGCTGCGTATCTCAGCGCTGCTTTCGGggagctgcagaacagctgcagaactgcaaGGCAGGGAAACCAACACAGGCAGATATTTAGGCAATGTATTATTGAGAAGTGTTTCATGCCTAAAGCAAGAACGTCAATGAAGAGACAGCTACAAGCACAAGCTACTTAGAAGCATGCTTAAGAAGCATCTATGAATTTAccagcttcctccttccctccctgttgTCCCCTTTGCCACACACCCCTGCTGACAACTAGCTCTTACCCACCTCCCTGCTATTCCACAGTGCTGCTATCCTTCCCTCTGCTTGAAAGCCCATTTCATCACCTTGTCATCTTTCCTATTAAGTCAATTTGAACTCCTGTTCTCCATTTCTATGCAAACCCTGTTCCTTTCCCTGGGCTGACCCATGAAGGGCATCCTCCCTGTGCAGTGAGGTGACACACAGCCTTCCTACCTACCAACAGTCTCAGTTCAGGAGAACCTTTGGACTGGACTGAGGTGGGAAAGCAGGACCCTAACACCTTGGCTTCTTGCAGTTACACTCAGTCCAAGGCAAGGAGGCTTATCAGTTAGAAGTCAGCCCTGtttcatattaaaaatcaaaaggatTTCTCCCATAACCCACACTTGAACACATCAGGCaaatacagaagcaaaactATTCACACACAACACAggccctcagcagcagcagaaagcagcaaagggTACGGCAGCATGAGAAGCCTGAGACTATACAAGGTCCTTGTTTCTTGGAGTAATCAGCAGATGCCACCACTGCAGTCCCACAATGGGCCACTGCCATGAGTGCCACATTTACCTGAGACAGCCGGAGCCAGCTCCTTGGCAGTGCAGTTGGGCAGGTTCACAATGGCAGAAGCTGCTTCGTAGACCACCATCTCGTGCTTGTTTCTCAAGCAGCTCTCAATGAAATCAAACAGGGGGCTGTCCCGGCTGGGggatgaaagaaacaaaaggatgAGTTAAAACACAGGTGCTAACAGAAATTAAGAACCTGGTGGCAGAAATGGGCAGGTCCCATAGCCCCTGGAAAGGTAAAAGCAGCTACAAATCCAGTCTCCAGATTTTGCAGTGGTCATCATCTGTACTTCCAGCAGGCTTGGGATGGAAGCCAGGCTGCCTTCTGAGAAGGCTCCCTCTGCCCTACAGGATAAGGGGAACCTCCCTCAGCTCTCACACACTGAGGGTTGAGCATACACACCAAGAGTATCCACTCTTGGATACTCTTCCTTATCCACTAGGAAGCCACACTGCATACATGTTAGCCAAATAAttaaagaagacagagaaaatgaagtAGAATATCTCAAGAAAGAACAACTATACAAAACAGTCCAGAGAAACAAGAAAGTATTTGATGTGCAAGCACACAGATGAGGTTCACAGAAGCCTCAACAACCATGAAA
This window contains:
- the COPG1 gene encoding coatomer subunit gamma-1 isoform X2, producing MFFEDYLQQGGGSNPFQHLEKSAVLQEARVFNETPINPRKCAHILTKILYLINQGEHLGVVEATESFFAMTRLFQSNDPTLRRMCYLTIKEMSSIAEDVIIVTSSLTKDMTGKDDNYRGPAVRALCQITDSTMLQAIERYMKQAIVDKVPSVSSSALVSSLHLLKTSYDVVKRWVNEAQEAASSDNIMVQYHALGLLYHVRKNDRLAVNKMLSKFTRHGLKSPFAYCMMIRVASKLLEEEAGSRDSPLFDFIESCLRNKHEMVVYEAASAIVNLPNCTAKELAPAVSVLQLFCSSPKAALRYAAVRTLNKVAMKHPSAVTACNLDLENLVTDSNRSIATLAITTLLKTGSESSIDRLMKQISSFMSEISDEFKVVVVQAINALCQKYPRKHAVLMNFLFTMLREEGGFEYKRAIVDCIISIIEENSESKETGLSHLCEFIEDCEFTVLATRILHLLGQEGPKTNNPSKYIRFIYNRVVLEHEEVRAGAVSALAKFGAQNEEMLPSILVLLKRCVMDDDNEVRDRATFYLNVLEQKQKALNAGYILNGLTVSIPGLERALHQYTLEPSEKPFDLKSVPLATAPIIEQRAENAPVAVVKQPEKVAATRQEIFQEQLGAIPEFRGLGPLFKSSPEPVALTELETEYVVRCTKHTFVRHMVFQFDCTNTLNDQILENVTVQMEPTEGYEVIGYVPAKTLVYNQPGTCYTLVALSEEDPTAVACTFSCMMKFTVKDCDPNTGETDDEGYEDEYVLEDLEVTVADHIQRVLKPNFGAAWDEVGDEYEKEETFTLSAIKTLEEAVSNIVKFLGMQPCERSDKVPDNKNSHTLYLAGVFRGGHDLLVRSRLVLTDTVTMQVTARSGEELPVDVIMASVG
- the COPG1 gene encoding coatomer subunit gamma-1 isoform X1 — encoded protein: MLKKFDKKDEESGGGSNPFQHLEKSAVLQEARVFNETPINPRKCAHILTKILYLINQGEHLGVVEATESFFAMTRLFQSNDPTLRRMCYLTIKEMSSIAEDVIIVTSSLTKDMTGKDDNYRGPAVRALCQITDSTMLQAIERYMKQAIVDKVPSVSSSALVSSLHLLKTSYDVVKRWVNEAQEAASSDNIMVQYHALGLLYHVRKNDRLAVNKMLSKFTRHGLKSPFAYCMMIRVASKLLEEEAGSRDSPLFDFIESCLRNKHEMVVYEAASAIVNLPNCTAKELAPAVSVLQLFCSSPKAALRYAAVRTLNKVAMKHPSAVTACNLDLENLVTDSNRSIATLAITTLLKTGSESSIDRLMKQISSFMSEISDEFKVVVVQAINALCQKYPRKHAVLMNFLFTMLREEGGFEYKRAIVDCIISIIEENSESKETGLSHLCEFIEDCEFTVLATRILHLLGQEGPKTNNPSKYIRFIYNRVVLEHEEVRAGAVSALAKFGAQNEEMLPSILVLLKRCVMDDDNEVRDRATFYLNVLEQKQKALNAGYILNGLTVSIPGLERALHQYTLEPSEKPFDLKSVPLATAPIIEQRAENAPVAVVKQPEKVAATRQEIFQEQLGAIPEFRGLGPLFKSSPEPVALTELETEYVVRCTKHTFVRHMVFQFDCTNTLNDQILENVTVQMEPTEGYEVIGYVPAKTLVYNQPGTCYTLVALSEEDPTAVACTFSCMMKFTVKDCDPNTGETDDEGYEDEYVLEDLEVTVADHIQRVLKPNFGAAWDEVGDEYEKEETFTLSAIKTLEEAVSNIVKFLGMQPCERSDKVPDNKNSHTLYLAGVFRGGHDLLVRSRLVLTDTVTMQVTARSGEELPVDVIMASVG